The window ATCAGGCACGCCGCATCGCTGTCACGTACCGCGATGTACGCCAGTTGGTGAGAGTCGACCTGACGGATGCTCGCCTACACCTATTCCAAGGTCGGATGATAAGGGCCAGGAGGTACGCACTCCGGGCTGCCGCCGACGCCCACAGCTTGTCGCTGATCGGCGAGCAGGCCGAGGCGGAGGCAGTAGCAAGGTATGCAGTCCGCGCCCTGGTCTGGCCGTGGTTGTGGGTTGTGGCGTTCCGGAAACCAAGAATCCGGTTCACCGAAATGACCGTAGGTGGCGATTGACATACACCGGGAGGGCTCAGAGCATGCCAGCTACAGCGGAGGAGTTGCGGTATCGCGTCAGTGTCGAAGATGACGAACTCGCAACGGTGGTCACGCAGCCGACAGGTAACGCGGTGAGCTGCATGGTACTGATGCTGCACGGTGGACCCGGCGGAGAGAAGGACGGACCCGAGCAGCTGTACGCGAATCTTGCTCGGCAACTCGCCGAGCTTGGCATCGCGTCGGTGCGGTTCGACTTCAGGGGCTGCGGCGAGAGCACCGGCCGCTACCGCGACATGACCATCCGTCGGCAGGTCCATGAGATGCGCGCGGTGCGGGAGTTCGTCGACGAGAGATTCCGGCCGGGCGCGTGGGTGTTGATCGGCGAGAGTTTTGGGGCCACCATCGGCCTGAGCGACCTCGATCCGGCGTACAAGGCGATTGTCATGCTGTGGCCGGCCATCTGGCTGTTGGACGGCACCTTCGAGTCCTATCTGAACCCGGAGCACCTCGAATCCGCCGAACGCGA is drawn from Micromonospora sp. Llam0 and contains these coding sequences:
- a CDS encoding alpha/beta hydrolase — protein: MPATAEELRYRVSVEDDELATVVTQPTGNAVSCMVLMLHGGPGGEKDGPEQLYANLARQLAELGIASVRFDFRGCGESTGRYRDMTIRRQVHEMRAVREFVDERFRPGAWVLIGESFGATIGLSDLDPAYKAIVMLWPAIWLLDGTFESYLNPEHLESAEREGFSEIDGEQIGLDFLHELQQVVDVSAPLVDLATPVLFIHGTADREVPFQQSVRAAELVGGARKVVVINDGDHCLERPHEREIVHRETVTWIAAHL